Proteins encoded by one window of Vigna radiata var. radiata cultivar VC1973A chromosome 5, Vradiata_ver6, whole genome shotgun sequence:
- the LOC106761150 gene encoding glutaredoxin-C4, giving the protein MAASYARLTVAALVLLALTPIFPQSSVSASSVGKFVDETINSHKIVIFSKTYCPYCKRAKALFKELKQVPHVVELDEREDGSKIQDVLINIVGRRTVPQVFVNGQHLGGSDDTAASYESGHLHKLLGIKSEGHDDL; this is encoded by the exons ATGGCTGCATCGTATGCAAGACTTACTGTAGCAGCGTTGGTTCTGCTAGCTTTGACACCAATCTTTCCCCAATCTTCAGTTTCAGCTTCATCTGTGGGTAAATTCGTTGACGAAACCATCAATTCTCACAAGATCGTCATTTTCTCCAAGACCTATTGCCC GTACTGCAAGAGAGCTAAAGCTTTATTCAAAGAGTTGAAACAGGTTCCACATGTTGTTGAGCTTGATGAGAGAG AGGATGGTTCAAAGATTCAAGATGTCTTGATTAATATTGTTGGGAGGCGTACTGTGCCACAAGTTTTCGTTAATGGACAGCACCTTGGAGGCTCAGATG ATACAGCTGCATCTTACGAGAGTGGACATCTGCATAAACTTCTAGGAATTAAGTCAGAGGGTCATGATGATCTGTGA